A window of the Mesotoga prima MesG1.Ag.4.2 genome harbors these coding sequences:
- the cas2 gene encoding CRISPR-associated endonuclease Cas2 yields the protein MWVIIVYDINEKRVAKVLKYLRRYLNWIQNSVFEGELTYAELKKVKSGLKRLMNTQEDSVIIFSSSLSNDYKKEIIGLDKAKETQIL from the coding sequence ATGTGGGTAATCATCGTCTATGACATCAATGAGAAGAGAGTAGCAAAAGTACTGAAGTATCTCCGCCGTTACCTGAACTGGATCCAGAATTCCGTCTTTGAGGGAGAGTTGACTTACGCAGAGCTTAAGAAAGTGAAGTCTGGACTGAAAAGACTCATGAACACGCAAGAGGACTCAGTTATAATATTCAGCTCGAGCCTGTCAAATGATTACAAGAAGGAGATTATTGGCCTTGACAAGGCCAAAGAAACGCAAATTCTATGA